A genomic stretch from Asterias rubens chromosome 19, eAstRub1.3, whole genome shotgun sequence includes:
- the LOC117302992 gene encoding SUN domain-containing ossification factor-like isoform X2, which produces MVPFWFQGARRILLAVLLLCVCRQSVTETAHNQEDNKPNEDVDKQPAVNVQQHQQQQDVNNNNNIDVGEVDAKPADGETQTPSSSPPADRGAPRAGFNEDEPKARRGWAELPNDEGGPDHGMKDEDQESLPNEPIASGGTFQGTVSQVIELPYIKKSTEEELSSDEEQLVGLVPGTDSDVIQEDKVLEATEGDGSPESIQDPWKDSDGTAAIDSGLLSPNEEEVPGLEGEPDTRTEQINREASSEKLNNLAASQSTDSIEEAEEESSSQPPKSEDEASSEVKEDPAEAVVQGDTTGVDTETDPSSKLVEGTSQGEDSNEGAIATDSEAVEEDLQDVVKEEQPKEVSLEIFKDTDSEIEVTPDSELDEVEENLGEERTVDGEEKVEDKDAVLERDIGEQGKDQAPGLVKEEDAVKEDGKTPTPSKKEEVEDMPSFDEWKQKMLEEEKERQQGQAGQGAVAPPPRPFSLTENSKNHASSDCGAKILNVNKGAQNAPAILQSNRDVYTLNPCTANIWFSVELCEPIQVKHLEIANYELFSSVPKSFRVSISDRFPTREWRQIGTFHAREERSLQSFPVHEEQMFAKYMKIEMLTFFGSEHYCPLSILRVFGTSMVEEIDDENIPEHGLNGETEVLPAHPAQVHEDDNSSLLQSAKGLVRNIMNVITGNGNNKAAPHCDNENSSCGVGDKMLPCLPGEEPDKENATLSMMGKSQGSSQCLFRSMFDFSVDNKWFQKECSGSRWCFSPNYGQHFQDCCIKDIYTSSHSINSFLYCKDAMHLPLYRSVRTQKPLVVSKNLLLESHEETLHVGDSKTKYQRHIDVEVEVTSVKSEKDHLRRADQDDKDPAKEGVKPSGASTPIPSKPIKRHTESQLKPSSSPPAVKAVSATPTPALTTTCGMLPSDHPKIQTIPPLPIQPTIAQRGNEVQGESGAIIVEPDPGKGSEAGRQQEVEEKPSQEEVKLPVLELDEDQELEDTIVKTLDEIPTPMEPKHAKAPSDTAALNDIRADPLNLPDESRKADSTGKDPSTKTATPDEAAKTMKAEPVLKSPETVKLDSSGKGSKLPLESGGTGAGIGSMGATQKESVFMRLNNRIKSLEFNMSLSSRYLEELSQRYRKQMDEMQKAFNKTVQTLTDNAQKAEEKDLKQQEYITRLEGQMSEVMSSMETTTHRLDSLHREVIERHLFLMFLEILLMCFLFLICIRRIRKERRKLEVTIPSLIKANDSGGRRQSLPTAKSKDVRNNNILPGGRPRRRTVSGGSCDDLLIIGPTLPIKKTDAPPPPPRNKPKAKPRHRSTSKSSSTSGLHKNRSHLPPNKPSIMSPAGLLFRGSALKRDRASPELPTMPLHRTFSAENLKSRVEEVKGGAPPMKQHSKAGGKNAGKKHGLWMRR; this is translated from the exons CTTGCCAAATGAACCCATTGCCAGTGGAGGCACTTTTCAAGGAACAGTCAGCCAAGTCATCGAGCTACCCTACATCAAGAAGTCAACTGAAGAGGAGCTTAGTTCCGATGAAGAACAGTTGGT AGGTCTTGTTCCTGGCACTGATAGTGATGTTATACAAGAAGACAAAGTCCTGGAGGCAACAGAAGGAGATGGTTCTCCAGAAAGCATTCAAGATCCTTGGAAAGATTCGGACGGCACAGCTGCGATAGATTCAGGCCTACTTTCCCCTAATGAGGAGGAAGTGCCTGGTCTGGAAGGAGAGCCTGACACAAGGACAGAGCAAATTAATCGAGAAGCCTCTTCCGAGAAACTCAACAACCTTGCCGCCTCGCAGTCGACAGACTCCATCGAGGAGGCTGAAGAAGAATCCTCATCCCAGCCACCCAAGTCGGAAGATGAAGCTTCCTCAGAGGTGAAAGAAGATCCAGCTGAGGCTGTTGTACAGGGAGATACAACTGGTGTCGACACTGAGACTGATCCTAGCTCCAAGCTAGTTGAAGGTACTTCCCAAGGAGAGGACTCCAATGAGGGAGCGATTGCTACGGATTCTGAAGCTGTTGAGGAGGATCTTCAAGATGTTGTGAAGGAGGAGCAGCCTAAAGAGGTTTCCTtagaaatatttaaagacacagACAGTGAAATTGAAGTCACTCCTGATAGTGAGCTTGATGAGGTTGAGGAGAATCTTGGGGAGGAGAGGACGGTAGACGGAGAGGAGAAAGTAGAAGACAAAGATGCTGTCCTAGAAAGAGACATTGGAGAGCAAGGCAAGGACCAAGCCCCAGGACTTGTTAAAGAGGAAGATGCAGTCAAGGAGGATGGGAAGACGCCTACCCCATCTAAGAAAGAAGAAGTTGAGGATATGCCGTCATTTGATGAGTGGAAACAGAAGATGTTGGAAGAAGAGAAAGAGCGACAGCAAG GTCAAGCAGGCCAAGGTGCTGTAGCTCCACCCCCTCGTCCATTCAGCCTGACGGAGAACAGTAAGAACCACGCCTCCTCAGACTGTGGAGCTAAGATCCTCAACGTCAACAAAGGGGCTCAGAATGCCCCTGCTATCCTACAATCCAATAGGGATGTATACACCTTGAATCCATGCACAGCTAATATTTG GTTTTCTGTGGAGTTGTGTGAGCCTATACAAGTAAAGCACCTTGAAATAGCAAACTATGAACTTTTCTCGTCCGTACCCAAAAGCTTTCGGGTGTCCATCAGTGACAG ATTCCCAACCCGTGAGTGGCGACAAATCGGCACATTCCACGCTCGTGAAGAGCGGTCACTGCAGAGCTTTCCCGTCCACGAGGAGCAGATGTTCGCCAAGTACATGAAGATTGAGATGTTGACGTTCTTTGGCAGCGAGCATTATTGCCCACTTAGTATTCTCAG agtGTTTGGCACAAGTATGGTTGAAGAGATTGATGACGAGAATATACCAGAACATGGACTTAATGGGGAGACAG AAGTGTTACCAGCCCACCCTGCGCAGGTACATGAAGATGATAACAGTAGTTTACTGCAGAGTGCCAAGGGGCTGGTACGGAACATCATGAACGTTATCACTGGGAATGGAAACAATAAAGCTGCACCACACTGTGATA ATGAGAACTCATCGTGTGGAGTTGGTGATAAGATGCTGCCATGTTTGCCCGGAGAAGAACC TGACAAAGAAAATGCAACTTTATCAATGATGGGTAAATCTCAAGGAAGTAGCCAGTGTCTGTTCAGAAGCATGTTCGATTTTAGCGTGGACAATAAATGGTTCCAGAAGGAGTGCAGCGGCTCACGGTGGTGCTTCAGCCCAAACTACGGCCAGCATTTCCAAGATTGTTGTATAAAAGACATCTACACTTCTTCACATAGCATTAATTCATTTTTATATTGCAAAGACGCCATGCATCTACCGCTGTACCGCAGCGTGCGGACGCAGAAGCCTCTGGTCGTCAGTAAAAACTTGTTGCTGGAGTCCCACGAGGAGACGCTTCATGTCGGGGACTCGAAGACAAAATACCAAAGACACATAGATGTCGAGGTGGAGGTGACTTCTGTGAAGTCGGAAAAGGACCACCTCAGACGCGCCGATCAGGATGATAAGGATCCCGCTAAAGAGGGGGTAAAACCTAGTGGTGCTTCAACTCCAATCCCCTCCAAACCTATTAAGAGACACACAGAGTCGCAACTGAAACCCAGCAGCTCCCCGCCGGCAGTCAAAGCAGTTTCTGCGACCCCAACACCAGCTCTGACAACCACCTGCGGAATGCTACCCTCAGATCATCCTAAGATCCAGACCATCCCTCCTCTGCCTATCCAACCTACAATTGCTCAAAGGGGCAATGAGGTCCAAGGAGAGAGTGGTGCCATCATCGTAGAACCTGACCCTGGGAAAGGGTCGGAAGCCGGGAGGCAACAAGAGGTCGAGGAGAAGCCCTCTCAGGAAGAGGTTAAATTGCCAGTGCTTGAACTCGACGAAGACCAAGAACTAGAGGATACTATTGTAAAAACTCTGGATGAAATACCGACTCCCATGGAGCCTAAACATGCTAAAGCACCGAGCGACACCGCAGCTCTGAACGACATCCGAGCAGATCCTCTGAACCTACCGGATGAGAGCAGGAAAGCCGACAGCACAGGGAAGGACCCCAGCACCAAGACCGCAACTCCAGATGAAGCAGCAAAAACTATGAAAGCAGAACCCGTCCTGAAGAGTCCTGAGACTGTTAAACTGGACTCTTCAGGAAAGGGGTCCAAGCTGCCGTTGGAGTCCGGGGGTACCGGAGCAGGGATCGGGTCCATGGGTGCGACACAAAAGGAGTCCGTCTTCATGAGGTTGAATAATCGCATCAAGTCGTTGGAGTTTAATATGTCTTTGAGCAGTAGATACTTGGAGGAACTCAGTCAGCG ATATCGGAAACAGATGGATGAGATGCAGAAAGCGTTTAATAAGACAGTACAGACACTGACAGACAATGCCCAGAAAGCTGAAGAAAAG GACCTGAAGCAGCAGGAATATATCACCCGTCTTGAAGGTCAGATGTCAGAGGTCATGTCCAGTATGGAGACGACAACCCACAGATTAGACTCCCTTCATAGAGAG GTTATCGAGCGCCACCTCTTCCTCATGTTTCTTGAGATCTTGCTGATGTGTTTTCTCTTCCTGATCTGCATACGACGAATACGCAAAGAGAGACGCAAGCTGGAGGTGACCATTCCGTCACTCATCAAGGCAAACGATAGCGGAGGGAGGAGACAGTCGCTCCCAACGGCTAAATCCAAAGACGTACGCAACAACAATATCCTGCCTGGAGGGCGCCCTCGCAGGCGGACAGTGTCAGGTG GAAGCTGTGATGATCTCCTCATTATCGGTCCAACACTCCCCATCAAGAAGACAGATgcacccccaccaccaccacgcAACAAACCAAAGGCCAAACCGCGGCACCGATCAACATCAAAAAGTTCATCGACCTCTGGACTACACAAAAATCGGTCGCACCTCCCACCGAACAAACCTTCCATAATGTCACCCGCCGGTCTACTCTTCAGAGGGTCCGCTTTAAAAAGGGACCGTGCCTCCCCTGAGCTCCCCACCATGCCCTTACACAGAACGTTCAGTGCTGAGAACCTTAAGAGTCGTGTGGAGGAGGTCAAAGGGGGAGCTCCCCCTATGAAACAACATTCCAAAGCCGGGGGTAAAAACGCGGGGAAAAAGCACGGGTTGTGGATGAGGAGGTAA
- the LOC117302992 gene encoding SUN domain-containing ossification factor-like isoform X1 — MVPFWFQGARRILLAVLLLCVCRQSVTETAHNQEDNKPNEDVDKQPAVNVQQHQQQQDVNNNNNIDQQVGEVDAKPADGETQTPSSSPPADRGAPRAGFNEDEPKARRGWAELPNDEGGPDHGMKDEDQESLPNEPIASGGTFQGTVSQVIELPYIKKSTEEELSSDEEQLVGLVPGTDSDVIQEDKVLEATEGDGSPESIQDPWKDSDGTAAIDSGLLSPNEEEVPGLEGEPDTRTEQINREASSEKLNNLAASQSTDSIEEAEEESSSQPPKSEDEASSEVKEDPAEAVVQGDTTGVDTETDPSSKLVEGTSQGEDSNEGAIATDSEAVEEDLQDVVKEEQPKEVSLEIFKDTDSEIEVTPDSELDEVEENLGEERTVDGEEKVEDKDAVLERDIGEQGKDQAPGLVKEEDAVKEDGKTPTPSKKEEVEDMPSFDEWKQKMLEEEKERQQGQAGQGAVAPPPRPFSLTENSKNHASSDCGAKILNVNKGAQNAPAILQSNRDVYTLNPCTANIWFSVELCEPIQVKHLEIANYELFSSVPKSFRVSISDRFPTREWRQIGTFHAREERSLQSFPVHEEQMFAKYMKIEMLTFFGSEHYCPLSILRVFGTSMVEEIDDENIPEHGLNGETEVLPAHPAQVHEDDNSSLLQSAKGLVRNIMNVITGNGNNKAAPHCDNENSSCGVGDKMLPCLPGEEPDKENATLSMMGKSQGSSQCLFRSMFDFSVDNKWFQKECSGSRWCFSPNYGQHFQDCCIKDIYTSSHSINSFLYCKDAMHLPLYRSVRTQKPLVVSKNLLLESHEETLHVGDSKTKYQRHIDVEVEVTSVKSEKDHLRRADQDDKDPAKEGVKPSGASTPIPSKPIKRHTESQLKPSSSPPAVKAVSATPTPALTTTCGMLPSDHPKIQTIPPLPIQPTIAQRGNEVQGESGAIIVEPDPGKGSEAGRQQEVEEKPSQEEVKLPVLELDEDQELEDTIVKTLDEIPTPMEPKHAKAPSDTAALNDIRADPLNLPDESRKADSTGKDPSTKTATPDEAAKTMKAEPVLKSPETVKLDSSGKGSKLPLESGGTGAGIGSMGATQKESVFMRLNNRIKSLEFNMSLSSRYLEELSQRYRKQMDEMQKAFNKTVQTLTDNAQKAEEKDLKQQEYITRLEGQMSEVMSSMETTTHRLDSLHREVIERHLFLMFLEILLMCFLFLICIRRIRKERRKLEVTIPSLIKANDSGGRRQSLPTAKSKDVRNNNILPGGRPRRRTVSGGSCDDLLIIGPTLPIKKTDAPPPPPRNKPKAKPRHRSTSKSSSTSGLHKNRSHLPPNKPSIMSPAGLLFRGSALKRDRASPELPTMPLHRTFSAENLKSRVEEVKGGAPPMKQHSKAGGKNAGKKHGLWMRR; from the exons CTTGCCAAATGAACCCATTGCCAGTGGAGGCACTTTTCAAGGAACAGTCAGCCAAGTCATCGAGCTACCCTACATCAAGAAGTCAACTGAAGAGGAGCTTAGTTCCGATGAAGAACAGTTGGT AGGTCTTGTTCCTGGCACTGATAGTGATGTTATACAAGAAGACAAAGTCCTGGAGGCAACAGAAGGAGATGGTTCTCCAGAAAGCATTCAAGATCCTTGGAAAGATTCGGACGGCACAGCTGCGATAGATTCAGGCCTACTTTCCCCTAATGAGGAGGAAGTGCCTGGTCTGGAAGGAGAGCCTGACACAAGGACAGAGCAAATTAATCGAGAAGCCTCTTCCGAGAAACTCAACAACCTTGCCGCCTCGCAGTCGACAGACTCCATCGAGGAGGCTGAAGAAGAATCCTCATCCCAGCCACCCAAGTCGGAAGATGAAGCTTCCTCAGAGGTGAAAGAAGATCCAGCTGAGGCTGTTGTACAGGGAGATACAACTGGTGTCGACACTGAGACTGATCCTAGCTCCAAGCTAGTTGAAGGTACTTCCCAAGGAGAGGACTCCAATGAGGGAGCGATTGCTACGGATTCTGAAGCTGTTGAGGAGGATCTTCAAGATGTTGTGAAGGAGGAGCAGCCTAAAGAGGTTTCCTtagaaatatttaaagacacagACAGTGAAATTGAAGTCACTCCTGATAGTGAGCTTGATGAGGTTGAGGAGAATCTTGGGGAGGAGAGGACGGTAGACGGAGAGGAGAAAGTAGAAGACAAAGATGCTGTCCTAGAAAGAGACATTGGAGAGCAAGGCAAGGACCAAGCCCCAGGACTTGTTAAAGAGGAAGATGCAGTCAAGGAGGATGGGAAGACGCCTACCCCATCTAAGAAAGAAGAAGTTGAGGATATGCCGTCATTTGATGAGTGGAAACAGAAGATGTTGGAAGAAGAGAAAGAGCGACAGCAAG GTCAAGCAGGCCAAGGTGCTGTAGCTCCACCCCCTCGTCCATTCAGCCTGACGGAGAACAGTAAGAACCACGCCTCCTCAGACTGTGGAGCTAAGATCCTCAACGTCAACAAAGGGGCTCAGAATGCCCCTGCTATCCTACAATCCAATAGGGATGTATACACCTTGAATCCATGCACAGCTAATATTTG GTTTTCTGTGGAGTTGTGTGAGCCTATACAAGTAAAGCACCTTGAAATAGCAAACTATGAACTTTTCTCGTCCGTACCCAAAAGCTTTCGGGTGTCCATCAGTGACAG ATTCCCAACCCGTGAGTGGCGACAAATCGGCACATTCCACGCTCGTGAAGAGCGGTCACTGCAGAGCTTTCCCGTCCACGAGGAGCAGATGTTCGCCAAGTACATGAAGATTGAGATGTTGACGTTCTTTGGCAGCGAGCATTATTGCCCACTTAGTATTCTCAG agtGTTTGGCACAAGTATGGTTGAAGAGATTGATGACGAGAATATACCAGAACATGGACTTAATGGGGAGACAG AAGTGTTACCAGCCCACCCTGCGCAGGTACATGAAGATGATAACAGTAGTTTACTGCAGAGTGCCAAGGGGCTGGTACGGAACATCATGAACGTTATCACTGGGAATGGAAACAATAAAGCTGCACCACACTGTGATA ATGAGAACTCATCGTGTGGAGTTGGTGATAAGATGCTGCCATGTTTGCCCGGAGAAGAACC TGACAAAGAAAATGCAACTTTATCAATGATGGGTAAATCTCAAGGAAGTAGCCAGTGTCTGTTCAGAAGCATGTTCGATTTTAGCGTGGACAATAAATGGTTCCAGAAGGAGTGCAGCGGCTCACGGTGGTGCTTCAGCCCAAACTACGGCCAGCATTTCCAAGATTGTTGTATAAAAGACATCTACACTTCTTCACATAGCATTAATTCATTTTTATATTGCAAAGACGCCATGCATCTACCGCTGTACCGCAGCGTGCGGACGCAGAAGCCTCTGGTCGTCAGTAAAAACTTGTTGCTGGAGTCCCACGAGGAGACGCTTCATGTCGGGGACTCGAAGACAAAATACCAAAGACACATAGATGTCGAGGTGGAGGTGACTTCTGTGAAGTCGGAAAAGGACCACCTCAGACGCGCCGATCAGGATGATAAGGATCCCGCTAAAGAGGGGGTAAAACCTAGTGGTGCTTCAACTCCAATCCCCTCCAAACCTATTAAGAGACACACAGAGTCGCAACTGAAACCCAGCAGCTCCCCGCCGGCAGTCAAAGCAGTTTCTGCGACCCCAACACCAGCTCTGACAACCACCTGCGGAATGCTACCCTCAGATCATCCTAAGATCCAGACCATCCCTCCTCTGCCTATCCAACCTACAATTGCTCAAAGGGGCAATGAGGTCCAAGGAGAGAGTGGTGCCATCATCGTAGAACCTGACCCTGGGAAAGGGTCGGAAGCCGGGAGGCAACAAGAGGTCGAGGAGAAGCCCTCTCAGGAAGAGGTTAAATTGCCAGTGCTTGAACTCGACGAAGACCAAGAACTAGAGGATACTATTGTAAAAACTCTGGATGAAATACCGACTCCCATGGAGCCTAAACATGCTAAAGCACCGAGCGACACCGCAGCTCTGAACGACATCCGAGCAGATCCTCTGAACCTACCGGATGAGAGCAGGAAAGCCGACAGCACAGGGAAGGACCCCAGCACCAAGACCGCAACTCCAGATGAAGCAGCAAAAACTATGAAAGCAGAACCCGTCCTGAAGAGTCCTGAGACTGTTAAACTGGACTCTTCAGGAAAGGGGTCCAAGCTGCCGTTGGAGTCCGGGGGTACCGGAGCAGGGATCGGGTCCATGGGTGCGACACAAAAGGAGTCCGTCTTCATGAGGTTGAATAATCGCATCAAGTCGTTGGAGTTTAATATGTCTTTGAGCAGTAGATACTTGGAGGAACTCAGTCAGCG ATATCGGAAACAGATGGATGAGATGCAGAAAGCGTTTAATAAGACAGTACAGACACTGACAGACAATGCCCAGAAAGCTGAAGAAAAG GACCTGAAGCAGCAGGAATATATCACCCGTCTTGAAGGTCAGATGTCAGAGGTCATGTCCAGTATGGAGACGACAACCCACAGATTAGACTCCCTTCATAGAGAG GTTATCGAGCGCCACCTCTTCCTCATGTTTCTTGAGATCTTGCTGATGTGTTTTCTCTTCCTGATCTGCATACGACGAATACGCAAAGAGAGACGCAAGCTGGAGGTGACCATTCCGTCACTCATCAAGGCAAACGATAGCGGAGGGAGGAGACAGTCGCTCCCAACGGCTAAATCCAAAGACGTACGCAACAACAATATCCTGCCTGGAGGGCGCCCTCGCAGGCGGACAGTGTCAGGTG GAAGCTGTGATGATCTCCTCATTATCGGTCCAACACTCCCCATCAAGAAGACAGATgcacccccaccaccaccacgcAACAAACCAAAGGCCAAACCGCGGCACCGATCAACATCAAAAAGTTCATCGACCTCTGGACTACACAAAAATCGGTCGCACCTCCCACCGAACAAACCTTCCATAATGTCACCCGCCGGTCTACTCTTCAGAGGGTCCGCTTTAAAAAGGGACCGTGCCTCCCCTGAGCTCCCCACCATGCCCTTACACAGAACGTTCAGTGCTGAGAACCTTAAGAGTCGTGTGGAGGAGGTCAAAGGGGGAGCTCCCCCTATGAAACAACATTCCAAAGCCGGGGGTAAAAACGCGGGGAAAAAGCACGGGTTGTGGATGAGGAGGTAA
- the LOC117303432 gene encoding blastula protease 10-like — MRFMLLMSVVLVSALTDAGEVFRDDFSGMAERFFMGEDNLASKLEMTPSENCLEGDMEFSEQQKEVYFAMRAVTAKNRARVRRDATEAFKLWPEKTVVYEFHPDFSPEMKAKFHEAAREYEENTCLKFTEAMDGYSGDVKPLLVHSKKKGCSSTIGGPGGNLNLEEKMCGHFGVILHELGHSLGRYHEQTRSDRDEHVSIIEENIKSSYSHNFKIADRPLLVIYDLQSIMHYSSDAFSKDGRSETIIPKKESEKLKMGLQKRLTRLDKLNLNTMYDCFENCPEDMSDKCLNGGVPYIDCSCDCPEEYTGVFCEIFKNPPAGCGEEFVGPSGTVQTPGFKISGGKYPSNLHCSYAIKCQEGERVHLEFTSFNIDGYGCFYDRFETKIGSIVDEVYPDTYCGKDLNGKSLVSETNLALMTFISDSSYNFPGFQLNYKCEPK; from the exons ATGCGGTTCATGCTGCTGATGAGTGTGGTGTTAGTGTCGGCCCTCACAGATGCTGGAGAAGTA TTTCGCGATGACTTCAGCGGAATGGCGGAGAGGTTCTTCATGGGGGAGGACAATTTGGCTTCCAAGCTGGAAATGACACCATCGGAGAACTGCTTGGAGGGTGATATGGAATTCTCTGAGCAACAGAAAGAAGTTTACTTCGCCATGAGAGCTGTAACGGCAAAGAACAGGGCAAGAGTGCGGAGGGACGCTACCGAGGCGTTCAAGTTGTGGCCGGAGAAAACTGTTGTCTACGAATTCCATCCTGATTTCA GCCCTGAAATGAAAGCTAAATTCCATGAAGCAGCTCGTGAATATGAGGAGAACACATGTCTCAAGTTTACTGAGGCAATGGACGGATACTCcggggacgtaaagccattgctCGTCCACAGCAAGAAAAAGGG GTGCTCATCCACTATCGGGGGACCAGGTGGTAATCTGAATCTGGAAGAGAAGATGTGTGGCCAT TTTGGTGTAATCTTGCATGAGCTCGGCCACTCCTTGGGACGCTACCACGAGCAGACCCGCAGTGACAGAGATGAACATGTCAGCATCATTGAGGAAAACATCAAGTCGAGTTACTCTCATAACTTCAAGATAGCGGATCGACCACTGCTGGTCATTTACGATCTTCAGTCCATCATGCATTATTCATCCGAT GCCTTCAGCAAAGACGGCAGGTCAGAAACAATAATACCCAAGAAAGAAAGTGAGAAACTGAAGATGGGACTGCAAAAGCGTCTCACAAGACTTGACAAACTCAACCTCAATACTATGTACGATTGTTTTG aaaACTGTCCCGAGGACATGAGTGATAAATGCCTGAATGGTGGGGTGCCTTATATTGACTGCTCCTGCGACTGTCCTGAAGAGTATACCGGAGTGTTTTGTGAGATCTTCAAAAACCCACCAG CAGGTTGCGGTGAGGAGTTCGTTGGGCCATCTGGTACGGTACAAACTCCTGGCTTCAAGATCTCAGGAGGTAAATATCCGAGCAACCTTCACTGTAGCTATGCCATCAAG TGCCAAGAAGGAGAGCGAGTTCATCTGGAGTTCACATCGTTCAACATTGATGGATATGGCTGCTTCTACGATCGATTTGAGACCAAGATCGGGAGCATTGTGGATGAGGTGTACCCTGACAC GTACTGTGGAAAGGATCTGAACGGGAAGTCACTGGTGTCCGAGACCAACCTTGCACTTATGACCTTCATCAGTGACAGCTCCTACAACTTTCCAGGATTTCAGTTGAATTACAAGTGTGAACCGAAGTAA